The proteins below come from a single Agromyces flavus genomic window:
- a CDS encoding fatty acid desaturase family protein — MRSTTPRGDRPHVTQSYSALSQVIKESGLLRRTPWFYGLLVGGLALALGGAVTGFVLLGDSWFQLLIAAALGIIFTQFAFFAHEASHRAVLASGKANDRVGRLVATAVVGISYQWWMTKHTRHHANPNQRGKDPDIEFDTISFTEESAARQRGLMGWITRRQGWLFFPLLLLEGINLHVTSIRSLFERRAIPGRALELTTIGLRIALYVAVVFWALPLGMAFAFLGVQLAVFGVYMGASFAPNHKGMPLVPAGAKLDFLSKQVLTSRNITGRWTSPLMGGLNHQVEHHLFPSMPRPHLARAREIVREHCRSLGVPYTETSLIDSYGIVVRYLNRVGLAARDPFDCPAAGELRRR; from the coding sequence GTGCGCAGCACCACCCCCCGCGGCGATCGGCCGCATGTCACGCAGAGCTACTCGGCGCTCTCCCAGGTCATCAAGGAGAGCGGGCTGCTGCGGCGGACGCCCTGGTTCTACGGGCTGCTCGTGGGCGGGCTCGCGCTCGCGCTCGGCGGGGCCGTGACGGGGTTCGTGCTGCTCGGCGACTCCTGGTTCCAACTGCTCATCGCCGCGGCGCTCGGCATCATCTTCACGCAGTTCGCGTTCTTCGCGCACGAGGCGTCGCACCGCGCGGTCCTCGCCTCGGGCAAGGCGAACGACCGCGTGGGCCGGCTCGTCGCGACCGCGGTGGTCGGCATCAGCTACCAGTGGTGGATGACCAAGCACACCCGCCACCACGCGAACCCGAACCAGCGGGGCAAGGACCCCGACATCGAGTTCGACACGATCTCGTTCACGGAAGAATCCGCGGCCCGCCAACGTGGGCTGATGGGCTGGATCACGCGTCGGCAGGGATGGCTGTTCTTCCCGCTCCTCCTGCTCGAGGGCATCAACCTGCACGTGACCTCGATCCGCTCGCTGTTCGAGCGGCGCGCGATCCCGGGCCGCGCCCTCGAGCTCACGACCATCGGGCTGCGGATCGCGCTCTACGTCGCCGTCGTCTTCTGGGCGCTCCCGCTCGGCATGGCCTTCGCGTTCCTCGGGGTGCAGCTCGCGGTGTTCGGCGTGTACATGGGCGCCTCGTTCGCCCCCAACCACAAGGGCATGCCGCTCGTGCCCGCCGGCGCGAAGCTCGACTTCCTGTCCAAGCAGGTCCTCACCAGCCGGAACATCACCGGCCGGTGGACGAGCCCGCTGATGGGCGGGTTGAACCACCAGGTCGAGCATCACCTGTTCCCGAGCATGCCCCGTCCGCATCTCGCGAGGGCACGCGAGATCGTGCGCGAGCACTGCCGGTCGCTCGGCGTCCCGTACACCGAGACGAGCCTCATCGACTCCTACGGCATCGTGGTCCGATACCTCAATCGGGTCGGCCTCGCGGCCCGGGATCCGTTCGACTGTCCCGCGGCGGGCGAGCTCCGCCGGCGCTGA
- a CDS encoding DUF7882 family protein, whose amino-acid sequence MGTLFYGDSGTPVDIDDRALAHLKIAITTKLRRGESFMFSWRHGGGEPRGRSSLWLHPAIPLRFVFEAVEPPELSRDWIEELMRSANASGGIVIDLREFEVERPGPKPVEAA is encoded by the coding sequence GTGGGCACTCTCTTCTACGGCGACTCAGGAACCCCGGTCGACATCGACGACCGGGCCCTCGCGCACCTCAAGATCGCGATCACGACCAAGCTCCGTCGCGGCGAGAGCTTCATGTTCTCGTGGCGGCACGGCGGCGGCGAGCCGCGCGGCCGCAGCTCGCTTTGGCTGCACCCGGCCATCCCCCTCCGCTTCGTCTTCGAGGCGGTCGAGCCACCCGAACTCAGCCGCGACTGGATCGAGGAACTGATGCGCTCGGCCAACGCGAGCGGCGGCATCGTCATCGACCTGCGCGAGTTCGAGGTCGAGCGCCCGGGTCCGAAGCCGGTCGAGGCCGCCTAG
- a CDS encoding DNA topoisomerase IB codes for MPRLRRVEPYASPGITRRRSGRGFTYRHADGTAVSRADRERIADLAIPPAWQDVWIAEAPNAHILAVGVDAAGRRQYLYHPVWREKQDMEKFLRMTDLAEALPGARRSVGRDLGLEGLTRERVLAAAFRTLDLGAIRIGSEESLATARSRGLTTLLVRNARLEGADAVRLRFRAKGGIAQDLMLVDPALAAFVRGMEGRSPASRLYAHEQGRRMRPLGPVDVNEDIRGRTGGDFTAKDFRTLRGTVAAADRLAQLGTASTKRARDASVREAIVHASEVLGNTPTIAKASYVDPRVIEAYEHGRLVSLRGGRETALLQLLVDDAGE; via the coding sequence ATGCCGCGACTGCGACGCGTCGAACCGTACGCGTCGCCCGGCATCACGCGCCGCCGCAGCGGCCGCGGCTTCACGTACCGTCACGCCGACGGCACGGCGGTCAGCCGTGCCGACCGGGAGCGGATCGCGGACCTCGCGATCCCGCCCGCCTGGCAGGACGTGTGGATCGCCGAGGCGCCGAACGCGCACATCCTCGCGGTCGGCGTCGACGCGGCCGGCCGCCGCCAGTACCTCTACCACCCGGTATGGCGCGAGAAGCAGGACATGGAGAAGTTCCTGCGCATGACCGACCTCGCCGAGGCGCTGCCCGGCGCGCGCCGCAGCGTGGGCCGCGACCTCGGCCTCGAGGGGCTCACGCGCGAGCGGGTGCTGGCGGCGGCGTTCCGCACACTGGATCTCGGCGCCATCCGCATCGGCTCGGAGGAGTCGCTGGCGACCGCGCGGAGCCGGGGCCTCACGACGCTGCTCGTGCGCAACGCGCGCCTGGAGGGGGCCGACGCCGTGCGCCTGCGGTTCCGCGCCAAGGGCGGCATCGCGCAGGACCTGATGCTCGTCGACCCGGCGCTCGCCGCCTTCGTGCGGGGCATGGAGGGCCGCTCGCCCGCGTCGCGCCTCTATGCGCACGAGCAGGGCAGGCGGATGCGCCCGCTCGGACCGGTCGACGTGAACGAGGACATCCGCGGACGCACGGGCGGCGACTTCACCGCGAAGGACTTCCGCACGCTGCGGGGCACCGTCGCCGCGGCGGACCGTCTCGCGCAGCTCGGTACGGCGTCGACCAAGCGCGCGCGCGACGCATCCGTTCGCGAGGCGATCGTGCACGCGAGCGAGGTGCTCGGCAACACGCCGACGATCGCCAAGGCGAGCTACGTCGACCCGCGCGTCATCGAGGCGTACGAACACGGGCGGCTGGTCAGCCTCCGTGGCGGGCGCGAGACGGCGCTGCTGCAGCTGCTCGTCGACGACGCGGGCGAGTGA
- a CDS encoding DUF7882 family protein produces the protein MGTLFYGDAATPIGIEDRALAHLKVAIITKLRRGESFTLSWQHPDDQPRGRSTLWLHPNIPLRFVFEEPEPPDLSRTWIETLMRSANSTGGIQLVPEQLDTGPIATVDPLATEPGAENAAS, from the coding sequence ATGGGCACGCTGTTCTACGGCGACGCCGCCACGCCGATCGGCATCGAGGATCGCGCCCTAGCGCACTTGAAGGTCGCGATCATCACCAAGCTGCGCCGTGGCGAGTCGTTCACACTGTCGTGGCAGCACCCCGATGACCAGCCGCGAGGCCGCAGCACGCTCTGGCTGCACCCGAACATCCCGCTCCGGTTCGTATTCGAGGAGCCCGAACCGCCCGACCTGAGTCGAACCTGGATCGAGACGCTCATGCGATCCGCGAACTCGACCGGCGGTATCCAGCTCGTGCCCGAACAGCTCGACACCGGGCCGATCGCGACGGTTGATCCGCTCGCGACCGAACCCGGTGCCGAGAATGCCGCGTCCTGA
- a CDS encoding DUF7882 family protein, with protein MGKLIYNSSNREIEIEDRTLAHLRVAIINKLRRSESFAMTWDHGIEHGSGRTTLWLHESIPLQFIFSGNRPPKLNRLWIEQMLLSANSTAGLQYVPEPPEDEPFEIE; from the coding sequence ATGGGCAAGCTCATCTACAACTCCTCCAACCGGGAGATCGAGATCGAGGATCGGACGCTCGCGCATCTGCGGGTGGCCATCATCAACAAGCTGCGTCGGTCCGAGAGCTTCGCCATGACGTGGGATCACGGCATCGAGCACGGCAGCGGACGCACGACCCTGTGGCTGCACGAGTCGATCCCGCTCCAGTTCATCTTCAGCGGGAACCGCCCGCCCAAGCTGAACCGCCTCTGGATCGAGCAGATGCTCCTCTCGGCCAACAGCACGGCCGGCCTGCAGTACGTGCCCGAGCCGCCTGAGGACGAGCCGTTCGAGATCGAGTGA
- a CDS encoding SDR family oxidoreductase codes for MTDHLTDPTTKHHAEPFPRQEQQPPGLTPAMSPQPDHGEHSYRGHERLAGRRALITGGDSGIGRAVAIAFAREGADVAISYLPAEQSDAEETARWVEDAGRRVELLPGDLREEQHCTDLVDRTCDALGGLDLLVLNAAHQRDRGGIDEIPSDDFDAVMRTNLYATVFLARAAVPRMPAGSSIITTSSIQGFDPSSRLVDYAMTKAALVAFTRALAEELGPRGIRVNSVAPGPIWTPLIPATGWPDKLPKFGQDTPLGRAGQPAELAGAYVYLASDDASYTSGAILPVTGGKPL; via the coding sequence GTGACCGACCATCTGACCGACCCGACGACCAAGCACCACGCCGAGCCGTTCCCGCGCCAGGAGCAGCAACCCCCCGGGCTGACGCCGGCGATGAGCCCGCAGCCCGATCACGGCGAGCACAGCTACCGCGGGCACGAGCGGCTCGCCGGCCGCCGTGCGCTCATCACCGGCGGCGACTCCGGCATCGGACGCGCGGTCGCGATCGCGTTCGCGCGTGAAGGGGCCGACGTGGCGATCTCCTACCTGCCCGCCGAGCAGTCCGACGCCGAGGAGACCGCGCGGTGGGTCGAGGACGCCGGCCGGCGCGTCGAACTGCTGCCGGGCGACCTGCGCGAGGAGCAGCACTGCACCGACCTCGTCGACCGCACGTGCGATGCCCTCGGCGGCCTCGACCTCCTCGTGCTCAACGCCGCGCACCAGCGCGACCGGGGCGGCATCGACGAGATCCCGAGCGACGACTTCGACGCGGTCATGCGCACCAACCTGTACGCGACGGTGTTCCTCGCGCGAGCCGCCGTGCCTCGGATGCCGGCGGGATCCTCGATCATCACGACCTCGTCGATCCAGGGCTTCGACCCGTCGTCGCGCCTGGTCGACTACGCCATGACCAAGGCCGCGCTGGTCGCATTCACCCGGGCACTCGCCGAGGAGCTCGGGCCCCGCGGCATCCGCGTCAACTCGGTCGCACCGGGCCCGATCTGGACGCCGCTGATCCCGGCGACGGGGTGGCCCGACAAGCTGCCGAAGTTCGGCCAGGACACGCCGCTCGGCCGCGCCGGCCAGCCGGCCGAGCTCGCGGGCGCCTACGTCTACCTCGCGTCCGACGACGCGTCCTACACGTCGGGCGCGATCCTCCCGGTCACGGGGGGCAAGCCGCTGTAG
- a CDS encoding SRPBCC family protein produces MSTTVTAGTEVDVPVRTAYDQWTQFESFPHFMGGVESVRQLDDTTTHWIVSIAGVKREFDADISDQVPDDHVAWRSTTAEVSHRGRVNFRQVSPDRTRIDLTIEWEPEGFVEKAGAALQLDDAQVKRDLHRFKEYIEKRQTESGAWRGEVHGGQETSAGAGGPTAGTAGYGYGGTVAPGSTNPPTSDGIVGSDPDLRA; encoded by the coding sequence ATGAGCACGACCGTCACCGCGGGTACCGAGGTCGACGTGCCGGTCCGCACGGCCTACGACCAGTGGACGCAGTTCGAGTCGTTCCCCCACTTCATGGGCGGCGTGGAGTCCGTGCGCCAGCTCGACGACACCACGACGCACTGGATCGTGTCGATCGCGGGCGTCAAGCGCGAGTTCGATGCGGACATCTCCGACCAGGTGCCTGACGACCACGTGGCGTGGCGCAGCACGACGGCCGAGGTGAGTCACCGCGGCCGCGTGAACTTCCGTCAGGTCTCGCCCGACCGCACCCGCATCGACCTCACGATCGAGTGGGAGCCGGAGGGCTTCGTGGAGAAGGCCGGCGCGGCGCTGCAGCTCGATGACGCCCAGGTGAAGCGCGACCTCCACCGCTTCAAGGAGTACATCGAGAAGCGGCAGACCGAGAGCGGCGCATGGCGCGGCGAGGTCCACGGCGGGCAGGAGACGTCGGCCGGCGCCGGCGGGCCCACTGCGGGCACGGCCGGCTATGGCTACGGCGGAACCGTGGCCCCCGGTTCGACGAATCCGCCGACGAGCGATGGCATCGTCGGTTCGGACCCCGACCTGAGGGCGTAG
- a CDS encoding DUF6098 family protein, giving the protein MTNDEGLPAIRRLEDLEGRLGEARSYVRYSEGPAHDADGGSVDTESGLELPGLSVNPLDPEDWWTRPVADWLARQLCQYKHLRDSNRERRAWLVRGQVVGRGPDCEPLLADVEYVGLLDEALLDEAERRYRERFDAGEGPEGSEG; this is encoded by the coding sequence ATGACGAACGATGAAGGACTTCCGGCGATCCGGCGGCTCGAGGACCTCGAGGGCAGGTTGGGCGAGGCACGTTCCTACGTCCGCTACTCCGAGGGCCCGGCGCACGACGCCGACGGCGGCTCGGTCGACACCGAGAGCGGTCTGGAGCTGCCGGGACTCTCCGTGAATCCGCTCGACCCGGAGGACTGGTGGACGAGGCCGGTTGCCGACTGGCTGGCGCGCCAGCTCTGCCAGTACAAGCACCTGCGCGACTCGAACCGCGAGCGCCGGGCGTGGCTCGTGCGCGGGCAGGTCGTCGGACGCGGTCCGGACTGCGAGCCGCTGCTCGCCGACGTCGAGTATGTCGGTCTCCTCGACGAGGCACTGCTCGATGAAGCCGAGCGTCGGTACCGGGAGCGCTTCGACGCGGGCGAGGGGCCCGAGGGATCGGAGGGCTGA
- a CDS encoding DUF7218 family protein yields the protein MPANRRGQSSLKDPELYEKLRDEGNSKEKAARISNAAAARGRSSVGRKGGKSGDYDDWTVPELKKRAKELGLSGYSSKRKGELISALRNH from the coding sequence ATGCCGGCGAACCGACGAGGGCAATCGTCCCTGAAGGATCCGGAGCTCTACGAGAAGCTTCGCGACGAGGGCAATTCCAAGGAGAAGGCGGCCCGCATCTCGAACGCCGCCGCGGCGCGCGGTCGCAGCTCCGTCGGCCGGAAGGGCGGCAAGTCGGGCGACTACGACGACTGGACGGTCCCCGAACTGAAGAAGCGGGCGAAGGAACTGGGCCTGAGCGGCTACAGCAGCAAGCGCAAGGGCGAGCTCATCAGCGCCCTGCGCAACCACTGA
- a CDS encoding alcohol dehydrogenase catalytic domain-containing protein: MRAVTWHAARDVRVDEVDDPRIVEPTDAIVRITSTAICGSDLHLLDVFGPLMHRGDILGHEPMGIVEEVGADVERIAVGDRVVVPFVIACGHCRMCRAGLPTQCETTRNDDQGTGASLYGYTELYGQVPGGQAEAMRVVLADANLRVVGRDLPDERYLFLSDVLPTAWQAVEYSGAQPGDTLAVVGLGPIGQMAVRVARHRGIRVVGVDPVPERRLMAERYGAEPIDFEEHEQAVDALASTTVGQGPDAVIDAVGLEAHGNPATALVQNIVGSMPSGLGKPMMTKAGVDRLSALQLAIDGVRRGGTLSVVGVYGGNADPMPMLRIFDKQLTLRFGQANVQRWFDDILPLAEAEDDPLGLEDFATHRAPLTDAAELYDLFKKKEEGCVKVVLRP, encoded by the coding sequence ATGAGAGCTGTGACCTGGCATGCCGCCCGAGACGTCCGCGTCGACGAGGTCGACGACCCGAGGATCGTCGAGCCGACCGACGCGATCGTCCGCATCACGTCGACGGCGATCTGCGGCTCCGACCTGCACCTGCTCGACGTCTTCGGTCCGCTGATGCACCGCGGCGACATCCTCGGCCACGAGCCCATGGGCATCGTCGAGGAGGTCGGTGCGGACGTCGAACGCATCGCCGTCGGAGACCGCGTCGTGGTGCCGTTCGTCATCGCGTGCGGCCACTGCCGGATGTGCCGGGCCGGCCTTCCAACGCAGTGCGAGACCACCCGCAACGACGACCAGGGCACCGGCGCGAGCCTGTACGGCTACACCGAGCTCTACGGCCAGGTCCCCGGCGGACAGGCGGAGGCGATGCGCGTGGTCCTCGCCGATGCGAACCTACGCGTGGTCGGTCGCGACCTGCCGGACGAGCGCTACCTGTTCCTGTCCGACGTGCTGCCGACCGCCTGGCAGGCGGTGGAGTACTCCGGCGCGCAGCCCGGCGACACGCTCGCCGTCGTCGGACTCGGGCCGATCGGGCAGATGGCCGTCCGCGTCGCGCGGCACCGCGGCATCCGTGTCGTCGGGGTCGACCCGGTGCCCGAACGGCGGCTCATGGCCGAGCGCTACGGTGCCGAGCCGATCGACTTCGAGGAGCACGAGCAGGCCGTCGATGCGCTCGCGAGCACGACCGTCGGCCAGGGCCCCGACGCGGTCATCGACGCCGTCGGCCTCGAGGCGCACGGCAATCCCGCGACGGCGCTCGTGCAGAACATCGTCGGCAGCATGCCGTCGGGGCTGGGGAAGCCGATGATGACGAAGGCCGGCGTGGATCGGTTGAGCGCGCTGCAGCTCGCCATCGACGGCGTCCGACGCGGCGGAACCCTGTCGGTCGTGGGCGTGTACGGCGGCAACGCCGACCCCATGCCGATGCTGCGGATCTTCGACAAGCAGCTCACGCTGCGCTTCGGGCAGGCGAACGTCCAGCGCTGGTTCGACGACATCCTGCCGCTCGCGGAGGCCGAGGACGACCCGCTCGGGCTCGAGGACTTCGCCACGCATCGAGCACCGCTCACCGACGCCGCTGAGCTGTACGACCTGTTCAAGAAGAAGGAGGAGGGCTGCGTGAAGGTGGTCCTGCGCCCCTGA
- a CDS encoding ATP-dependent DNA ligase, whose amino-acid sequence MAQGPYQLVDVDGRRLRLTSLDKVMYPETGMTKGEMIAYYAEIAPTMLPHVAGRAITRKRWVNGVGTPDHPAQAFFEKNLEEHAPEWIRRGVQHHSDGDKSYPIADSRATLVWLAQMGAIELHVPQWRFDPSGEPANPDRMVFDLDPGPGMGLAECAEVARLVRAILQHMGLEAVPVTSGSKGLQLYAALDGSQTSEQVSAVAHELAKALEADHPDLIVSNMRKSLREGRILIDWSQNNANKTTIAPYSLRGRFRPTVAAPRTWDELDDPDLRHLEADEVVALVAERGDPMLAVTAASAEGPLSTYLSMRTAGSTPEPMPESPWGVANDGDPRFVIQEHHARRLHYDLRLERDGVLKSWAVPKGVPETADRNNLAVQTEDHPMQYLVFEGTIPEGQYGAGGMTVWDTGTYETEKWRDDEVIFTLTGRVGGPLGRVRLALIRTQGQGEKSQWLLHRMKEQHHAEAGDGRADAAGGGSDEPPWAASRPSRSRARRGPTPSDISSPDSDDHPPAAAIELSPMLAVPGTAALAAGADWALEWKWDGIRLLARVDDGAVRLVSRKGIDQTATYPDLAGIARVLRADAVVDGEVVALDERGRPDFGLLQQRMNLTKPREIAAAAKAVPVVLHLFDVLEVAGTPTLDEPYTRRRERLERLFRARDDVPVDVPPVVDGDPDAALDEARRLGLEGVVAKRRRSTYRPGVRSDDWVKLKLTRTQEVVIGGYRKGVGAREGRIRSLLVGIPDSGGLRYAGRVGSGLRERDAERLLARLDELHEAAAPFHDVPATDVVDAVWVRPELVGEIEFGEWTRTGVARHPRWRGLRPDKRPDDVVLET is encoded by the coding sequence ATGGCGCAGGGCCCGTACCAGCTCGTCGACGTCGATGGACGCCGGCTGCGCCTGACGAGCCTCGACAAGGTCATGTACCCCGAGACGGGCATGACCAAGGGCGAGATGATCGCGTACTACGCCGAGATCGCGCCCACCATGCTGCCGCACGTTGCGGGCCGCGCCATCACGCGCAAGCGCTGGGTCAACGGGGTCGGCACACCCGATCATCCCGCCCAGGCGTTCTTCGAGAAGAACCTCGAGGAGCACGCGCCCGAGTGGATCCGACGCGGTGTGCAGCACCACTCCGACGGCGACAAGTCGTACCCGATCGCCGACAGCCGGGCCACGCTCGTGTGGCTCGCGCAGATGGGCGCGATCGAGCTGCACGTGCCGCAGTGGCGGTTCGATCCGTCGGGGGAGCCCGCGAACCCCGACCGCATGGTGTTCGACCTCGACCCGGGGCCGGGCATGGGCCTCGCCGAGTGTGCCGAGGTCGCGCGGCTGGTCCGTGCCATCCTGCAGCACATGGGACTCGAGGCGGTCCCGGTCACGAGCGGGAGCAAGGGCCTCCAGCTGTACGCCGCGCTCGACGGCTCGCAGACCTCTGAGCAGGTGAGCGCGGTCGCGCACGAGCTCGCGAAAGCGCTCGAGGCCGATCATCCCGATCTCATCGTCTCCAACATGCGCAAGAGCCTGCGCGAGGGCCGGATCCTCATCGACTGGAGCCAGAACAACGCGAACAAGACGACCATCGCGCCGTACTCGCTGCGCGGTCGATTCCGTCCGACCGTGGCGGCCCCGCGCACGTGGGACGAGCTCGACGACCCGGATCTCCGCCATCTCGAGGCCGACGAGGTGGTCGCGTTGGTCGCCGAACGCGGCGATCCGATGCTCGCGGTCACCGCGGCATCCGCCGAGGGCCCGCTCAGCACCTACCTCTCGATGCGCACGGCCGGCTCGACGCCCGAGCCCATGCCCGAGTCGCCGTGGGGGGTGGCGAACGACGGCGACCCGCGGTTCGTGATCCAGGAGCACCACGCTCGCCGACTGCACTACGACCTGCGGCTCGAGCGCGACGGCGTGCTGAAGAGCTGGGCCGTGCCCAAGGGCGTTCCCGAGACCGCCGATCGCAACAACCTCGCCGTGCAGACCGAGGACCACCCCATGCAGTACCTCGTCTTCGAGGGCACGATCCCCGAGGGACAGTACGGCGCGGGCGGCATGACCGTGTGGGATACCGGCACCTACGAGACCGAGAAGTGGCGCGACGACGAGGTGATCTTCACGCTCACGGGTCGCGTCGGCGGGCCGCTCGGTCGCGTGCGACTCGCCCTCATCCGCACGCAGGGCCAGGGCGAGAAGAGCCAGTGGCTGCTGCACCGCATGAAGGAGCAGCACCACGCCGAGGCGGGCGACGGCCGAGCGGATGCCGCGGGCGGGGGCTCGGACGAACCGCCGTGGGCTGCGTCCCGGCCGTCGCGGTCACGCGCGCGCCGCGGCCCCACGCCCTCCGACATCTCGTCGCCGGATTCCGACGATCACCCTCCTGCCGCGGCGATCGAGTTGTCGCCCATGCTCGCCGTGCCCGGCACGGCCGCGCTCGCCGCGGGCGCTGACTGGGCGCTCGAGTGGAAGTGGGACGGCATCCGGCTGCTCGCTCGCGTGGACGACGGCGCGGTCCGGCTGGTCAGTCGGAAGGGCATCGACCAGACCGCGACGTATCCCGACCTGGCCGGCATCGCGCGCGTGCTGCGGGCCGACGCCGTGGTCGATGGCGAGGTGGTCGCGCTCGACGAGCGCGGCCGGCCCGACTTCGGGCTGCTGCAGCAGCGCATGAACCTGACCAAGCCGCGGGAGATCGCCGCGGCCGCGAAGGCCGTGCCTGTGGTGCTGCACCTCTTCGACGTGCTCGAGGTCGCAGGGACGCCGACGCTCGACGAGCCGTACACGCGTCGTCGCGAACGGTTGGAGCGGCTGTTCCGCGCGCGTGACGATGTGCCCGTCGACGTGCCGCCCGTCGTCGACGGCGACCCGGATGCGGCCCTCGACGAGGCGCGGCGGCTCGGCCTCGAGGGGGTCGTGGCGAAACGGCGCCGGTCGACGTATCGGCCGGGCGTCCGCAGCGACGACTGGGTGAAGCTCAAGCTCACCCGCACCCAGGAGGTGGTGATCGGCGGCTACCGCAAGGGCGTCGGCGCACGGGAGGGCCGCATCCGGTCGTTGCTCGTCGGCATCCCCGACTCGGGCGGGCTGCGCTACGCCGGCCGTGTCGGCTCGGGGCTGCGCGAGCGTGATGCCGAGCGGCTGCTGGCGCGGCTCGACGAGCTCCACGAGGCGGCGGCGCCGTTCCACGACGTCCCGGCGACCGACGTGGTCGACGCGGTGTGGGTGCGACCCGAGCTGGTGGGCGAGATCGAGTTCGGCGAGTGGACGCGGACCGGGGTGGCGCGACATCCGAGGTGGCGCGGGCTGCGGCCCGACAAGCGCCCGGATGACGTCGTGCTCGAGACCTGA